The following are encoded together in the Lactuca sativa cultivar Salinas chromosome 1, Lsat_Salinas_v11, whole genome shotgun sequence genome:
- the LOC111921136 gene encoding uncharacterized protein LOC111921136, which yields MLLDPKASKDPQHFKTKNILVESDQYQLGVHRISMVFWVCQRPLYLILSKCEREYHIGCLRAHQIRTNNRLWSPNALPICKVVGSPQIYPRTNQKKELAASDKLTHQKQPNEVRHYKGKVYFTSPITS from the exons ATGcttctagatccaaaagctagcaAAGATCCGcaacattttaaaacaaaaaacat TCTAGTAGAATCAGATCAGTACCAGTTAGGTGTTCATCGCATTTCAATGGTTTTTTGGGTTTGTCAGAGGCCGCTCTACCTTATCCTTTCAAAG TGTGAAAGGGAATACCATATAGGGTGTTTGAGGGCACATCAGATACGCACAAACAACCGCTTATGGTCCCCAAATGCTCTGCCCATTTGCAAGGTTGTGGGATCTCCTCAAATTTATCCTCGGACAAATCAAAAGAAAGAATTAGCGGCTTCTGATAAGCTGACCCATCAGAAACAACCTAATGAAGTGCGCCACTATAAAGGAAAAGTGTACTTCACTTCTCCGATAACTTCCTAG